A single region of the Corticium candelabrum chromosome 15, ooCorCand1.1, whole genome shotgun sequence genome encodes:
- the LOC134191251 gene encoding uncharacterized protein LOC134191251, giving the protein MTSTGMNGMLFIRKLQFNQKQPPDELLEQSALFRYIMTAAVDHFNVFIVCAMESELQATKGVLENGTGSKFENKYLGMGDLSTLNVRMCEKWNSTEMKVGMVAQTQMGGIECHKLVSKLAKYFTANVLAMTAFVLEMRINTVMWSTAVFLLLIERYCQVI; this is encoded by the coding sequence ATGACCTCTACTGGAATGAATGGTATGCTCTTCATACGCAAATTGCAGTTCAACCAAAAGCAGCCGCCAGACGAGTTGCTCGAACAATCTGCATTGTTTCGCTACATCATGACGGCTGCTGTAGATCATTTCAACGTATTCATTGTCTGCGCTATGGAGTCAGAGCTACAGGCTACAAAAGGAGTCCTAGAAAATGGAACTGGGAgcaagtttgaaaacaaatacctAGGTATGGGAGACCTCAGCACGCTCAACGTGAGAATGTGCGAGAAATGGAATTCTACTGAGATGAAGGTGGGCATGGTCGCACAAACACAGATGGGAGGAATTGAGTGTCACAAGCTGGTCTCCAAACTCGCCAAATACTTCACGGCTAACGTGTTGGCGATGACGGCATTTGTGCTGGAGATGAGAATAAATACGGTCATGTGGAGCACGGctgtgtttttgttgctgATAGAACGATATTGTCAAGTGATTTAG